In Zingiber officinale cultivar Zhangliang chromosome 8B, Zo_v1.1, whole genome shotgun sequence, a single genomic region encodes these proteins:
- the LOC122015314 gene encoding probable lactoylglutathione lyase, chloroplastic: MARIVPVIASSSSVAFSRNLHLGLCSASPRPPSPLLGLGFAIHQHCLSGIRTSRLIKRETCIKVSSPGNMAQPITTIGKEEALEWVKKDNRRLLHVVYRVGDLERTIKFYTECLGMKLLRKRDIPEEKYTNAFLGYGPEDSHFVVELTYNYGVDKYDIGTAFGHFGIAVEDVAKTVDLIKAKGGKVTREPGPVKGGKSVIAFIEDPDGYKFELIERGPTPEPLCQVMLRVGDLERSIEFYEKAFGMELLRKRDNPEYKYTIAMMGYGPEDKNAVLELTYNYGVKEYEQGNAYAQIAIGTDDVYKTADAIKLHGGGRITREPGPLPGINTKITACLDPDGWKSVFVDNIDFAKELE; the protein is encoded by the exons ATGGCGCGGATCGTCCCCGTGATCGCCTCGTCCTCTTCAGTTGCTTTTTCTCGTAACCTTCATCTGGGTCTCTGCTCCGCCTCTCCTCGACCACCCTCTCCTTTACTCGGCCTCGGCTTTG CCATACATCAGCATTGTTTATCTGGAATCAGAACTTCTAGATTGATAAAGAGAGAAACTTGTATAAAGGTCTCTTCTCCTGGTAACATGGCACAACCAATCACCACTATTGGTAAAGAAGAGGCTTTAGAGTGGGTGAAAAAGGATAACAGGAGATTGCTTCATGTTGTTTACCGTGTTGGCGATTTGGAAAGGACAATAAA ATTCTACACAGAATGCTTGGGAATGAAGTTGCTGCGGAAGCGTGACATTCCTGAGGAAAAATACACCAATGCATTTTTAGGATATGGTCCTGAAGACTCACACTTTGTTGTTGAGCTCACTTATA ATTATGGAGTCGACAAGTATGATATTGGTACTGCTTTTGGGCACTTTGGTATTGCTGTTGAAGAT GTAGCTAAGACAGTGGATCTTATAAAAGCCAAAGGAGGAAAAGTCACCAGGGAACCTGGTCCTGTAAAAGGTGGAAAAAGTGTCATTGCCTTTATTGAAGATCCTGACGGTTACAAATTTGAGCTAATTGAAAGGGGCCCAACACCTGAGCCCTTGTGCCAAGTAATGCTTCGTGTTGGAGATCTTGAACGTTCAATAGAGTTCTATGAGAAG GCATTTGGAATGGAGCTTCTCCGCAAACGAGATAATCCTGAGTACAAA TACACCATAGCAATGATGGGATATGGCCCTGAAGACAAGAATGCTGTGCTGGAACTAACTTACAATTATGGGGTTAAGGAATATGAACAAGGGAATGCCTATGCACAG attgCAATTGGCACAGATGATGTCTATAAAACAGCTGATGCTATAAAACTACACGGAGGAGGAAGGATCACCCGCGAGCCAGGTCCTTTGCCCGGTATCAATACCAAGATTACTGCCTGTCTGGATCCAGATGGATGGAAAAGT GTCTTCGTTGACAATATAGACTTCGCCAAAGAACTGGAGTAA
- the LOC122014601 gene encoding uncharacterized protein LOC122014601 isoform X2 translates to MLFTSLVADLNHGLPSPFWLILHIYLSLRNVFQDYFSDIEKANICKLSVFFISTKQMNRVHPLSVLQLHFCHFRKAADQPKAMGAFPMHQTRKKTKEDLDEEKKR, encoded by the exons ATGTTGTTTACAAGTCTTGTTGCTGATCTGAATCATGGCTTACCATCTCCATTCTGGCTAATACTTCAT ATATATCTATCTCTCAGAAATGTTTTTCAG GACTATTTTTCAGATATCGAAAAAGCTAACATCTGCAAGCTCAGTGTTTTCTTCATATCAACCAAACAGATGAACAGAGTTCATCCACTCAGTGTCCTTCAACTCCACTTTTGTCACTTCAG GAAAGCTGCAGATCAGCCAAAGGCCATGGGTGCATTTCCAATGCATCAGACAAGAAAAAAGACTAAAGAAGACttagatgaagaaaaaaaaagatga
- the LOC122014601 gene encoding uncharacterized protein LOC122014601 isoform X4 encodes MLFTSLVADLNHGLPSPFWLILHIYLSLRNVFQDYFSDIEKANICKLSVFFISTKQMNRVHPLSVLQLHFCHFRSAKGHGCISNASDKKKD; translated from the exons ATGTTGTTTACAAGTCTTGTTGCTGATCTGAATCATGGCTTACCATCTCCATTCTGGCTAATACTTCAT ATATATCTATCTCTCAGAAATGTTTTTCAG GACTATTTTTCAGATATCGAAAAAGCTAACATCTGCAAGCTCAGTGTTTTCTTCATATCAACCAAACAGATGAACAGAGTTCATCCACTCAGTGTCCTTCAACTCCACTTTTGTCACTTCAG ATCAGCCAAAGGCCATGGGTGCATTTCCAATGCATCAGACAAGAAAAAAGACTAA
- the LOC122014601 gene encoding uncharacterized protein LOC122014601 isoform X3, giving the protein MLFTSLVADLNHGLPSPFWLILHIYLSLRNVFQYQTCMVNSAAFWSCVGLEPAFITFLLKNHDRCCDCSLQAIGGWFIPVCNSESSFLLTNDGLFFRYRKS; this is encoded by the exons ATGTTGTTTACAAGTCTTGTTGCTGATCTGAATCATGGCTTACCATCTCCATTCTGGCTAATACTTCAT ATATATCTATCTCTCAGAAATGTTTTTCAG TATCAGACATGCATGGTGAACTCTGCAGCTTTTTGGAGTTGTGTTGGGTTGGAACCTGCATTCATTACCTTTCTTTTAAAGAACCATGATAGATGCTGTGACTGTAGTTTACAGGCTATTGGTGGTTGGTTCATTCCCGTTTGTAACTCGGAATCAAGCTTCCTTTTAACAAATGATG GACTATTTTTCAGATATCGAAAAAGCTAA
- the LOC122014601 gene encoding uncharacterized protein LOC122014601 isoform X1 has product MLFTSLVADLNHGLPSPFWLILHIYLSLRNVFQYQTCMVNSAAFWSCVGLEPAFITFLLKNHDRCCDCSLQAIGGWFIPVCNSESSFLLTNDGATLHFLLLMMSLVGGL; this is encoded by the exons ATGTTGTTTACAAGTCTTGTTGCTGATCTGAATCATGGCTTACCATCTCCATTCTGGCTAATACTTCAT ATATATCTATCTCTCAGAAATGTTTTTCAG TATCAGACATGCATGGTGAACTCTGCAGCTTTTTGGAGTTGTGTTGGGTTGGAACCTGCATTCATTACCTTTCTTTTAAAGAACCATGATAGATGCTGTGACTGTAGTTTACAGGCTATTGGTGGTTGGTTCATTCCCGTTTGTAACTCGGAATCAAGCTTCCTTTTAACAAATGATGGTGCTACACTCCACTTTCTTTTACTCATGATGTCTCTTGTTGGTGGCCTTTAA
- the LOC122014600 gene encoding auxin-responsive protein IAA21-like, whose protein sequence is MSPPLEHDYIGLSELHSPAAVAVGAAEDGALNLKETELRLGLPGSELPDRNDLVGSLSLGLLPKPLVSGAKRGFSDAIDGARKWGLAAVGGRSEVDAGKGGALFSPKGENCDGQLPALGNAGKGKDAVAKATEHERKAAGQVGIANGNERGVAPAAKAQVVGWPPIRNYRKNSMATNPPKNKEDADGKQGSACLYVKVSMDGAPYLRKVDLKMYKNYKEFSLALEEMFSGFTIGQCDSHGIPGFCDGLADSKLTDLLSGSEYALTYEDKDGDWMLVGDVPWEMFTDSCRRLRIMKGSDAIGLAPRAMEKCKNHN, encoded by the exons ATGTCACCGCCTCTCGAGCATGACTACATAGGCCTATCCGAGCTCCACTCCCCGGCCGCCGTCGCCGTCGGCGCAGCCGAGGATGGGGCCCTCAACCTGAAGGAGACGGAGCTAAGGCTCGGCCTCCCGGGGTCCGAGTTGCCTGACCGGAATGACTTGGTGGGCAGCCTCAGCTTGGGCCTCCTCCCCAAGCCCTTGGTATCCGGCGCAAAGCGAGGGTTCTCCGACGCCATCGACGGGGCGAGAAAGTGGGGACTCGCCGCCGTTGGAGGTAGATCTGAGGTGGATGCTGGTAAAGGTGGCGCCTTGTTttcccccaaaggggagaacTGCGACGGGCAGCTGCCTGCCCTCGGGAATGCGGGAAAAGGCAAGGACGCGGTGGCGAAGGCGACCGAGCATGAGAGGAAGGCCGCCGGACAGGTAGGGATTGCGAATGGGAATGAGCGTGGCGTCGCGCCTGCTGCAAA GGCGCAGGTAGTAGGTTGGCCACCAATTCGTAATTATCGTAAGAACAGTATGGCTACAAATCCACCAAAGAACAAAGAAGATGCTGATGGAAAGCAAGGATCAGCGTGCCTTTATGTTAAAGTCAGCATGGATGGAGCACCATACCTTAGGAAAGTTGATCTGAAGATGTACAAAAATTATAAGGAGTTCTCGTTGGCACTAGAAGAAATGTTTAGTGGCTTCACCATTG GCCAGTGTGATTCTCATGGAATACCAGGCTTTTGCGATGGATTAGCTGACAGCAAGTTGACTGATCTTCTGAGTGGATCGGAATATGCACTCACTTATGAGGACAAAGATGGTGATTGGATGCTTGTCGGGGATGTGCCATGGGA GATGTTCACCGACTCTTGCAGGAGGCTGAGGATAATGAAGGGTTCAGATGCAATAGGACTTG CTCCAAGGGCCATGGAGAAATGCAAGAACCATAACTAG